The following are encoded together in the Pseudidiomarina andamanensis genome:
- a CDS encoding group I truncated hemoglobin: MIRAYLLGFIIMLALPANATERTLYDELGQQQGISQLMEAFILEIAEDERVIHHFENVDIDRFHRMLSEHICDLSGGPCDYSGESMVTVHTGMDISRAEFNAIVEHLMTAMDQQKLPVSTQNRLLAILASFHKEVIHQ; the protein is encoded by the coding sequence ATGATTCGAGCATACTTGCTTGGCTTCATTATCATGTTGGCGTTGCCGGCGAACGCGACCGAACGAACGTTATATGACGAGCTTGGTCAGCAGCAGGGTATAAGCCAGCTCATGGAAGCCTTTATTCTCGAAATTGCTGAAGATGAGCGTGTTATTCATCACTTTGAAAATGTCGATATCGACCGTTTTCACCGCATGCTGTCGGAGCATATTTGTGATCTCTCTGGTGGCCCTTGCGATTATTCTGGCGAATCGATGGTGACGGTGCATACCGGAATGGATATTTCGCGTGCTGAATTTAATGCGATTGTCGAGCACTTGATGACCGCCATGGATCAGCAAAAGCTGCCGGTTAGTACACAAAACCGATTACTTGCTATACTCGCTTCATTCCATAAGGAAGTGATTCACCAATAA